The proteins below are encoded in one region of Streptomyces sp. NBC_00490:
- a CDS encoding lysylphosphatidylglycerol synthase transmembrane domain-containing protein: MTVRNPPAALPQPAVGTAPRTSEDVSHRRVPARRVRQILCLLPLLLVTVVAVQHRTVLAEGFGHLESAEWPWLLVAVCTTCLTWVAASCTRQGAVVEGLPKGRLLATQFAAGAANHLLPTGLGASAVNLRFMTVCGLPLARSSAALALYLLAESIGRLGLLAALLIAFPDALSLGALLPEGALAALLPALGLVLAVAAGVLVFVRRVRTTVTSFLRTALCEAREVHTRPARAFALWGGSLAFPALQAAGLVAVGQALGLPVPPLHIAVAYLAATVAVALVPTPGGIGSVEAALVVALVAAGGPAAIATAVVLAYRIITVWLPLVPGALTLGALVRMKVI; this comes from the coding sequence ATGACCGTACGCAATCCCCCGGCCGCCCTTCCGCAACCCGCGGTTGGCACGGCACCGAGAACCTCTGAGGACGTGAGCCACCGTCGCGTCCCCGCCCGCAGGGTCCGTCAGATCCTGTGTCTGCTTCCGCTTCTGCTCGTCACGGTGGTCGCCGTGCAGCACCGCACGGTCCTCGCCGAGGGCTTCGGCCATCTGGAGTCCGCCGAGTGGCCCTGGCTGCTGGTCGCGGTCTGCACGACCTGTCTGACCTGGGTCGCCGCCTCCTGCACCCGCCAGGGCGCGGTCGTGGAGGGGCTGCCCAAAGGGCGGCTGCTGGCAACCCAGTTCGCGGCCGGCGCGGCCAATCACCTGCTGCCCACCGGCCTGGGCGCGAGCGCGGTCAACCTCCGGTTCATGACGGTGTGCGGGCTCCCGCTGGCCCGTTCCTCGGCCGCCCTCGCCCTGTATCTGCTGGCGGAGTCGATCGGCCGGCTGGGCCTGCTGGCCGCGCTGCTGATCGCCTTCCCCGACGCGCTGAGCCTGGGAGCCCTCCTTCCCGAGGGCGCGCTCGCCGCGCTGCTGCCCGCCCTGGGCCTGGTGCTGGCCGTGGCGGCGGGCGTGCTCGTGTTCGTACGGCGGGTGCGTACGACCGTGACCTCGTTCCTGCGCACGGCGCTCTGCGAGGCACGCGAGGTGCACACCCGGCCCGCCCGGGCGTTCGCCCTGTGGGGCGGTTCGCTCGCCTTCCCCGCGCTCCAGGCGGCCGGACTGGTCGCGGTGGGGCAGGCGTTGGGGCTGCCGGTGCCGCCGCTGCACATCGCGGTGGCGTATCTCGCGGCGACGGTCGCCGTCGCACTGGTGCCGACACCCGGCGGGATCGGCTCGGTGGAGGCGGCGCTGGTCGTGGCGCTGGTGGCGGCGGGCGGTCCGGCGGCGATCGCGACGGCCGTGGTGCTGGCGTACCGGATCATCACCGTGTGGCTTCCGCTGGTTCCGGGGGCGTTGACGCTCGGGGCGCTGGTCCGCATGAAGGTCATCTGA
- a CDS encoding ABC transporter ATP-binding protein, whose protein sequence is METTAWTQLQSVMHAEQETRPFARTTLRRIGAFARPHRTRIAQFVALGVATALLAVATPVLAGHVVDAIVTGDDEGTVVRLALLIALIAVAEAALGILGRRLSSTLGEGLILDLRTAVFDHVQRMPVAFFTRTRTGALVSRLNNDVIGAQRAFSNTLSGVVSNLVTLLLTLAVMLTLSWQITLLALVLLPVFVIPARRMGRRMARMQREAAALNAAMGTRMTERFSAPGATLIKLFGRPEQESEEFAARARRVADIGVRTATAQSVFITALTLVSALALALVYGLGGWFALRGTLEPGAVVSLALLLTRLYAPLTSLAGARVEVMSALVSFERVFEVLDLKPLIEEKPDALDAPEGPVAVEFEDVRFGYPSADKVSLASLEEVASLDTRGGDEVLKGISFRAEPGQTIALVGSSGAGKSTIAGLLPRLYDVDEGAVRIGGTDVRDLTAGSLRATLGMVTQDGHLFHDTVRANLLLARPEATEDDLRDALRRSRLEALVDSLPDGLDTVVGERGYRLSGGERQRMTIARLLLARQRVVILDEATAHLDNTSEAAVQEALTEALQGRTAIVIAHRLSTVRAADQILVVEGGRIVERGTHEELLAAGRRYAELYRTQFAERPGDVAEVETAA, encoded by the coding sequence ATGGAAACCACAGCCTGGACACAGCTGCAGAGCGTGATGCACGCCGAGCAGGAGACGCGGCCCTTCGCCCGCACGACGCTGCGCCGCATCGGCGCGTTCGCCCGACCGCACCGCACCCGCATCGCCCAGTTCGTGGCGCTCGGGGTGGCGACCGCGCTGCTCGCCGTCGCGACCCCGGTGCTCGCCGGGCATGTCGTGGACGCGATCGTGACGGGCGACGACGAGGGCACCGTCGTACGGCTCGCCCTGCTCATCGCGCTGATCGCGGTCGCCGAGGCGGCGCTGGGCATCCTCGGGCGACGGCTGTCGTCGACGCTCGGAGAGGGGCTCATCCTCGATCTGCGGACGGCTGTGTTCGATCATGTGCAGCGCATGCCGGTCGCGTTCTTCACACGGACACGTACGGGAGCGCTGGTCTCCCGACTCAACAACGACGTCATCGGTGCGCAGAGGGCGTTCAGCAACACGCTCTCCGGAGTCGTCAGCAACCTCGTCACCCTGCTGCTCACCCTCGCCGTCATGCTCACCCTGTCCTGGCAGATCACCCTGCTCGCGCTGGTCCTGCTGCCGGTCTTCGTGATCCCGGCCCGCCGCATGGGGCGCCGGATGGCCCGGATGCAGCGGGAGGCGGCCGCGCTGAACGCGGCGATGGGCACCCGTATGACCGAGCGCTTCTCGGCGCCCGGTGCCACGCTGATCAAGCTGTTCGGCCGCCCCGAGCAGGAGTCCGAGGAGTTCGCGGCCCGCGCCCGCAGGGTCGCCGACATCGGTGTCCGCACGGCCACCGCGCAGTCGGTGTTCATCACCGCCCTCACCCTGGTCTCCGCCCTGGCGCTGGCCCTCGTCTACGGCCTCGGCGGCTGGTTCGCCCTGCGCGGGACCCTGGAGCCGGGCGCGGTCGTCTCCCTCGCCCTGCTGCTGACCCGGCTGTACGCCCCGCTCACCTCGCTCGCCGGGGCCCGCGTCGAGGTGATGAGCGCCCTGGTCAGCTTCGAGCGGGTCTTCGAGGTGCTCGACCTGAAGCCGCTGATCGAGGAGAAGCCGGACGCTCTCGACGCCCCCGAGGGGCCGGTCGCGGTCGAGTTCGAGGACGTCCGCTTCGGCTACCCGTCCGCCGACAAGGTCTCCCTGGCCTCCCTGGAGGAGGTCGCCTCCCTCGACACCCGCGGCGGCGACGAGGTCCTCAAGGGCATCTCCTTCCGTGCCGAACCGGGCCAGACGATCGCGCTCGTCGGCTCCTCGGGCGCGGGCAAGTCGACGATCGCCGGACTGCTCCCGCGGCTGTACGACGTCGACGAGGGCGCCGTGCGGATCGGTGGCACCGACGTCCGCGACCTGACCGCGGGTTCGCTGCGCGCCACCCTCGGCATGGTCACCCAGGACGGCCACCTCTTCCACGACACGGTCCGCGCCAACCTGCTGCTGGCCCGCCCGGAGGCCACCGAGGACGACCTCCGCGACGCCCTGCGCCGTTCCCGCCTCGAAGCTCTCGTGGACTCCCTCCCCGACGGCCTCGACACCGTGGTCGGCGAGCGCGGATACCGCCTCTCCGGCGGCGAACGCCAGCGCATGACCATCGCCCGGCTGCTGCTGGCCCGCCAGCGCGTCGTCATCCTCGACGAGGCCACCGCCCACCTGGACAACACCTCGGAGGCAGCGGTCCAGGAGGCGCTGACCGAGGCGCTGCAAGGGCGGACCGCCATCGTCATCGCCCACCGTCTGTCCACGGTCCGGGCGGCCGACCAGATCCTGGTGGTCGAGGGCGGGCGGATCGTCGAACGGGGCACGCACGAGGAGCTGTTGGCGGCCGGCCGGCGGTACGCCGAGCTGTACCGGACGCAGTTCGCGGAGCGGCCGGGCGACGTCGCGGAGGTCGAGACGGCCGCATAG
- a CDS encoding glycoside hydrolase family 2 TIM barrel-domain containing protein: protein MSHFPVSPVSRRRLLEGGAAVLGALALPGSITAARAADAAATPEWNGNIAVFRLGSEPAHTTLMPYADVRQALAADRSRSLYRMSLDGKWRFAYADRPDDRDADFYRTDVDDSDWDTIPVPSAWQLHGYDRPIYINITYPWWGPNGLGEEAQPPAAPTRRNPVGQYRRTFTVPRDWKGRRTFLHFEGVKSAHYVWINGELVGYHEDSYDPAEYDITPHLKPGTNQIAVEVYRYSDGDWLEDQDMIRLSGIFRSVYLYSTPAVHLRDFRLDTPLSDDYKAAELSVTASVRDYGGRGGGRYSVETQLYDPNGHPVWPRPLQQAVALDSGKEETVQAAKSVPRPRLWSAEHPDLYTAVLRLRDPAGKVIETLSHRVGLREFALKDGLMRINGKPVSFRGTNRHEMHPVRGSALTRAEMIQDIEIIKRLNINSVRTSHYPNNPQWLELADEYGLYLVDETNLETHGIRGEYPGNHADWTEACVDRARNMVHRDKNHASVVIWSLGNEAGGGSTFNAMYDWIRSYDTTRVIQYEGDDRPGMSDIRSEMYDSPSRVEARAKDTNDTRPYVMIEYSHGMGNSNGNFKKYWDIVRRYDVLQGGWIWDFVDQALEWPTPTRKRFTESGPAALRGEIQAPAGTFTRAEGICGGTVFARDPGLDLTGSLTLEAWVTPHVTGYHQPILAKGDTQYALKQTDRNLEFFIYGGGQWVSVSWALPDDWTGREHHIAGVFDADAGTLTLHVDGEPRATRTTTRRPSNNTASLSLATDVDNPTREFSGTIRRARVYARALSAADLAAAGRGPGDDGVRFWFDAATVGLTEERPRDRTFYAYGGDWADNPNDGAFSGDGIVTADRGLTGKSAEVKQIYQAINAAWASGGPGTVTLTNEYLFTNLREFDGRWELVADGKAVRRGKLSRAQLDLAPLSSKDITVPLEVPDDPAPGAEYFLRLSFTTRETTKWAKAGFEVARQQLAVDSDSPAVTPLPLARVPALSHKDAGGTVTVTGKGFSVTVDKKTGVITSYRAGRAELITSGPAPNFWRAPTDNDHGNGQHTRNQTWRDAGTGRKVTDVAVSTLGDKAVVIKVAGTLPTTTESTYTTTYTVFGNGEIKVDNTLHPGASSLPYIPEVGTLLFLPARLEKLRYYGRGPEENHWDRNNATDVGLYSGTVTGQRTSYLRPQESGNKTDVRWIALTGGDGPGLLVSGEPLLEVNASHFTPEDLSVGARHDYQLTPRKEVVLRLSHHQMGVGGDNSWGAHTHDEYKLFADRDYAYTYRLRPLTDVDEAMEASRRPTGLE, encoded by the coding sequence ATGTCGCACTTTCCCGTGTCTCCCGTCAGCCGCCGCCGTCTGCTGGAGGGAGGTGCCGCCGTCCTCGGCGCGCTCGCCCTGCCCGGATCGATCACCGCGGCGCGAGCGGCCGACGCGGCGGCCACTCCCGAGTGGAACGGCAACATCGCCGTCTTCCGCCTGGGCTCCGAGCCGGCGCACACCACCCTCATGCCGTACGCGGACGTGAGACAGGCCCTGGCCGCGGACCGCTCCCGCTCCCTGTACCGGATGAGCCTCGACGGCAAGTGGAGGTTCGCGTACGCCGACCGCCCCGACGACCGCGACGCGGACTTCTACCGCACGGACGTCGACGACAGCGACTGGGACACCATCCCCGTCCCCTCCGCCTGGCAACTGCACGGCTACGACCGCCCGATCTACATCAACATCACCTACCCCTGGTGGGGCCCCAACGGCCTGGGCGAGGAGGCGCAGCCACCGGCCGCGCCGACCCGCCGCAACCCCGTGGGCCAGTACCGCCGCACCTTCACGGTCCCGCGCGACTGGAAGGGCCGGCGGACCTTCCTCCACTTCGAGGGGGTCAAGTCCGCCCACTACGTGTGGATAAACGGCGAGTTGGTCGGCTACCACGAGGACTCCTACGACCCCGCCGAGTACGACATCACCCCGCACCTGAAGCCGGGCACCAACCAGATCGCGGTCGAGGTCTACCGCTACTCCGACGGAGACTGGCTCGAGGACCAGGACATGATCCGGCTGAGCGGCATCTTCCGCTCGGTCTACCTGTACTCCACGCCCGCCGTGCACCTGCGCGACTTCAGGCTCGACACCCCGCTGAGCGACGACTACAAGGCGGCCGAACTGTCGGTCACCGCGAGCGTGCGGGACTACGGCGGCCGGGGCGGCGGGCGGTACTCCGTCGAGACCCAGCTGTACGACCCGAACGGGCACCCGGTCTGGCCCAGACCGCTCCAGCAGGCCGTCGCACTCGACTCCGGCAAGGAGGAGACCGTACAGGCCGCGAAGTCCGTCCCCCGGCCGCGGCTGTGGTCGGCCGAACACCCCGACCTCTACACCGCCGTGCTCCGCCTGCGCGACCCGGCGGGCAAGGTGATCGAGACCCTCTCCCACCGCGTCGGCCTGCGCGAGTTCGCGCTCAAGGACGGCCTGATGCGCATCAACGGCAAGCCGGTCTCCTTCCGGGGCACCAACCGCCACGAGATGCACCCGGTGCGCGGCTCGGCCCTCACCCGCGCGGAGATGATCCAGGACATCGAGATCATCAAGCGGCTGAACATCAACAGCGTCCGCACCTCGCACTACCCCAACAACCCGCAGTGGCTCGAACTCGCCGACGAGTACGGCCTGTACCTCGTCGACGAGACCAACCTCGAGACCCACGGCATCCGCGGCGAGTACCCCGGCAACCATGCCGACTGGACCGAGGCGTGCGTGGACCGCGCCCGCAACATGGTCCACCGCGACAAGAACCACGCCTCGGTGGTGATCTGGTCGCTCGGCAACGAGGCGGGCGGCGGCAGCACCTTCAACGCCATGTACGACTGGATCAGGTCGTACGACACCACCCGGGTCATCCAGTACGAGGGCGACGACCGCCCGGGCATGAGCGACATCCGCTCCGAGATGTACGACAGTCCCTCCCGCGTCGAGGCGCGTGCGAAGGACACGAACGACACCCGGCCGTACGTGATGATCGAGTACTCGCACGGCATGGGGAACTCCAACGGCAACTTCAAGAAGTACTGGGACATCGTCCGCCGCTACGACGTCCTCCAGGGCGGCTGGATATGGGACTTCGTCGACCAGGCCCTCGAGTGGCCCACGCCCACGCGCAAGCGGTTCACCGAGTCCGGACCGGCCGCACTGCGCGGCGAGATCCAGGCCCCCGCCGGCACGTTCACCCGCGCCGAGGGCATCTGTGGCGGCACCGTCTTCGCCCGCGACCCGGGCCTCGACCTCACCGGCTCCCTCACCCTGGAGGCCTGGGTCACCCCGCACGTGACCGGCTACCACCAGCCGATCCTCGCCAAGGGCGACACCCAGTACGCCCTCAAGCAGACGGACAGGAACCTGGAGTTCTTCATCTACGGCGGCGGCCAGTGGGTCAGCGTGAGCTGGGCGCTGCCGGACGACTGGACCGGGCGCGAGCACCACATCGCGGGCGTCTTCGACGCGGACGCGGGCACCCTGACCCTCCATGTCGACGGCGAGCCACGGGCCACCCGCACCACCACCCGACGCCCTTCGAACAACACCGCGTCCCTGTCCCTGGCCACCGACGTCGACAACCCCACCCGGGAGTTCAGCGGCACCATCCGACGGGCCCGGGTGTACGCCCGCGCACTGAGCGCCGCCGACCTCGCCGCCGCGGGCCGGGGACCCGGCGACGACGGCGTACGGTTCTGGTTCGACGCCGCCACCGTCGGCCTCACCGAGGAGCGGCCCCGGGACAGGACGTTCTACGCCTACGGCGGCGACTGGGCCGACAACCCCAACGACGGGGCCTTCTCCGGGGACGGCATCGTCACCGCCGACCGCGGACTCACCGGCAAGTCCGCCGAGGTCAAGCAGATCTACCAGGCGATCAACGCGGCCTGGGCGTCCGGTGGTCCGGGGACGGTGACCCTCACCAACGAGTACCTCTTCACCAACCTCCGTGAGTTCGACGGACGGTGGGAGCTCGTCGCCGACGGAAAGGCGGTCCGGCGCGGGAAGCTGAGCCGGGCCCAGCTGGACCTCGCGCCGCTGTCGAGCAAGGACATCACCGTGCCCTTGGAGGTGCCGGACGACCCGGCGCCGGGCGCGGAGTACTTCCTGCGGCTGTCCTTCACCACCAGGGAGACCACGAAGTGGGCCAAGGCCGGCTTCGAGGTGGCCAGGCAGCAACTCGCCGTCGACTCCGACAGCCCCGCCGTGACACCGCTGCCACTGGCCCGCGTCCCCGCCCTGAGCCACAAGGACGCCGGCGGGACGGTCACCGTCACGGGCAAGGGCTTCTCCGTCACCGTCGACAAGAAGACCGGCGTCATCACCTCCTACCGGGCCGGACGCGCCGAACTGATCACCTCCGGCCCCGCCCCCAACTTCTGGCGGGCCCCCACCGACAACGACCACGGCAACGGGCAGCACACCCGCAACCAGACCTGGCGCGACGCCGGTACCGGCCGCAAGGTCACCGACGTCGCCGTGAGCACCCTGGGCGACAAGGCCGTCGTGATCAAGGTCGCCGGCACCCTGCCCACCACCACCGAGTCGACGTACACCACCACGTACACGGTCTTCGGGAACGGCGAGATCAAGGTCGACAACACCCTGCACCCGGGCGCCTCCTCGCTGCCGTACATCCCGGAGGTGGGAACCCTGCTCTTCCTGCCCGCCCGGCTGGAGAAGCTGCGCTACTACGGCCGCGGGCCCGAGGAGAACCACTGGGACCGCAACAACGCCACCGACGTGGGCCTGTACTCGGGTACGGTCACCGGCCAGCGGACCTCCTACCTGCGCCCGCAGGAGAGCGGCAACAAGACCGACGTCCGCTGGATCGCCCTCACCGGCGGCGACGGCCCCGGGCTGCTCGTCTCCGGCGAACCGCTCCTGGAGGTCAACGCCTCCCACTTCACCCCGGAGGACCTCTCGGTCGGGGCCCGCCACGACTACCAGCTCACCCCGCGCAAGGAGGTCGTGCTGCGTCTGAGCCACCACCAGATGGGCGTCGGCGGCGACAACAGCTGGGGCGCGCACACCCACGACGAGTACAAACTGTTCGCCGACCGCGACTACGCCTACACCTACCGGCTGCGGCCGCTGACGGACGTGGACGAGGCGATGGAGGCGTCACGGAGGCCCACCGGCCTGGAGTGA
- a CDS encoding DUF5302 domain-containing protein, with the protein MTADPASPEGSEPDAAETSPLTPDSDGNYDLKAKFREALARKRGAQADAADVAANTDASKVRAAHGPASSQRSFRRKSGG; encoded by the coding sequence ATGACCGCAGATCCCGCATCCCCGGAAGGTTCGGAACCGGATGCCGCCGAGACGTCCCCTCTGACGCCGGACAGCGACGGCAACTACGACCTCAAGGCCAAGTTCCGCGAAGCCCTGGCCCGCAAGCGCGGTGCCCAGGCGGACGCCGCCGATGTCGCCGCCAACACCGACGCGTCGAAGGTACGTGCCGCACACGGCCCGGCTTCGAGCCAGCGCTCGTTCCGGCGCAAGAGCGGCGGCTGA
- the panD gene encoding aspartate 1-decarboxylase, whose protein sequence is MFRTMFKSKIHRATVTQADLHYVGSVTIDADLLDAADLLPGELVHIVDITNGARLETYVIEGERGSGVIGINGAAAHLVHPGDLVIIISYAQVADAEARALEPRVVHVDRDNRIVALGADPSEPVPGSDQERSPQSVPV, encoded by the coding sequence ATGTTTCGTACCATGTTCAAGTCCAAGATCCACCGTGCCACCGTCACCCAGGCCGACCTGCACTACGTGGGATCGGTGACCATCGACGCGGACCTCCTCGACGCCGCCGACCTGCTGCCCGGCGAGCTCGTGCACATCGTCGACATCACCAACGGCGCCCGCCTGGAGACGTACGTCATCGAGGGCGAGCGCGGCTCCGGAGTGATCGGTATCAACGGGGCCGCCGCGCATCTCGTCCACCCCGGCGACCTGGTGATCATCATCAGTTACGCTCAAGTGGCCGATGCCGAGGCGCGGGCGCTGGAGCCGAGGGTCGTGCACGTGGACCGCGACAACCGGATCGTGGCCCTGGGCGCGGACCCGTCGGAGCCGGTGCCGGGCTCCGACCAGGAGCGCAGCCCGCAGTCGGTACCGGTCTGA
- a CDS encoding GNAT family N-acetyltransferase, translated as MSDIEIRDDRPAGRLEALGDGEVVGRIEYFVLESPGRALVPVHTIVEPAHEGKGIAGSLARELYATAQREGVVVAPLCPYVVKWAERHPEEAPPADPELLRAAKRWLAAHPGRF; from the coding sequence ATGAGCGACATCGAGATCCGCGACGACCGTCCGGCGGGCCGCCTGGAGGCCCTCGGCGACGGTGAAGTCGTGGGCCGTATCGAGTACTTCGTCCTCGAATCGCCCGGGCGCGCCCTGGTCCCCGTCCACACGATCGTGGAACCGGCGCACGAGGGAAAGGGCATCGCGGGCTCCCTGGCCCGCGAGCTCTACGCCACCGCCCAGCGCGAGGGCGTCGTGGTGGCCCCGCTCTGCCCGTACGTCGTCAAGTGGGCCGAACGCCACCCCGAGGAGGCCCCGCCCGCCGACCCCGAGCTGCTCCGCGCGGCGAAGCGCTGGCTGGCGGCCCACCCCGGGCGCTTCTGA
- the gndA gene encoding NADP-dependent phosphogluconate dehydrogenase: MSNTAQIGVTGLAVMGRNLARNFARNGYTVALHNRTAARTHALVEEFGDEGDFIAAETAKEFVAALERPRRLVIMVKAGDPTDAVIDEFAPLLEPGDMIIDGGNAHFADTRRREKALREQGIHFVGMGVSGGEEGALNGPSIMPGGPKESYDSLGPMLEKISAKAADGAPCVTHVGPDGAGHFVKMVHNGIEYADMQLIGEAYQLLRDVAGYSPAQIADIFRTWNTGRLDSYLIEITAEVLSHVDAATGKPFVDVVVDQAEQKGTGRWTVQIALDLGVPVSGIAEAVFARSLSGHAELREASRGLAGPTATALSEAEAGAFADRVEQALYASKIVSYTQGFHEIAAAREEYSWDIDLGAVSAIWRGGCIIRAAFLDRIRAAYDTRADLPSLLSDETFAREIADAQDDWREVIVAATRQGVPTPGFSAALAYYDGLRSERLPAALTQGQRDFFGAHTYRRVDQEGSFHTLWGGDRSEVSA, encoded by the coding sequence ATGAGCAATACAGCCCAGATCGGCGTCACCGGACTCGCGGTCATGGGCCGCAATCTCGCCCGGAACTTCGCGCGCAACGGCTACACGGTCGCGTTGCACAACCGGACGGCGGCGCGTACGCACGCCCTGGTCGAGGAGTTCGGGGACGAGGGCGACTTCATCGCGGCGGAGACCGCCAAGGAGTTCGTGGCGGCACTGGAGCGGCCGCGGCGGCTGGTCATCATGGTCAAGGCGGGCGATCCGACGGACGCGGTGATCGACGAGTTCGCGCCGCTCCTGGAGCCCGGCGACATGATCATCGACGGTGGCAACGCGCACTTCGCGGACACCCGCCGCCGCGAGAAGGCGCTGCGCGAGCAGGGCATCCACTTCGTCGGCATGGGCGTCTCCGGCGGCGAGGAGGGCGCGCTCAACGGACCGAGCATCATGCCGGGCGGCCCGAAGGAGTCGTACGACTCGCTCGGACCCATGCTGGAGAAGATCTCCGCGAAGGCGGCCGACGGTGCGCCCTGTGTGACGCACGTCGGTCCGGACGGCGCGGGGCACTTCGTGAAGATGGTGCACAACGGCATCGAGTACGCCGACATGCAGCTGATCGGCGAGGCGTACCAGCTGCTCCGCGATGTCGCCGGGTACTCGCCCGCGCAGATCGCGGACATCTTCCGGACCTGGAACACGGGCCGGCTGGACTCCTACCTGATCGAGATCACCGCCGAGGTGCTGTCCCACGTGGACGCGGCGACCGGCAAGCCCTTCGTGGACGTGGTCGTGGACCAGGCGGAGCAGAAGGGCACCGGGCGGTGGACGGTGCAGATCGCCCTCGACCTCGGCGTCCCGGTCTCCGGCATCGCCGAGGCGGTCTTCGCCCGGTCGCTGTCCGGGCACGCCGAACTGCGGGAGGCCTCGCGGGGCCTGGCGGGGCCCACGGCGACCGCGCTGAGCGAGGCGGAGGCCGGCGCGTTCGCCGACCGTGTCGAGCAGGCGCTGTACGCCTCGAAGATCGTGTCGTACACGCAGGGCTTCCACGAGATCGCGGCCGCCCGCGAGGAGTACTCGTGGGACATCGACCTCGGCGCGGTGTCCGCCATCTGGCGCGGTGGGTGCATCATTCGCGCCGCGTTCCTGGACCGGATCCGGGCCGCGTACGACACGCGGGCCGATCTGCCGAGTCTGCTGTCCGACGAGACGTTCGCTCGGGAGATCGCCGACGCGCAGGACGACTGGCGTGAGGTGATCGTCGCGGCGACCCGGCAGGGCGTGCCCACGCCGGGCTTCTCGGCGGCGCTGGCGTACTACGACGGGCTGCGTTCCGAGCGGCTGCCCGCGGCGCTGACGCAGGGACAGCGGGACTTCTTCGGGGCGCACACGTACCGGAGGGTGGACCAGGAGGGGTCGTTCCACACGCTGTGGGGCGGGGACCGGTCCGAGGTGTCCGCGTAG
- a CDS encoding transglycosylase family protein, which produces MAVRGRHRRYQPNRINRASLTVTAGGAGMAMPLIGAGTAQAADVDTWNKVAACESTNNWSINTGNGYYGGLQFTQSTWEAFGGTRYAPRADLATKDEQIAVAEKVLDGQGPGAWPACSVEAGLTRGGDTPDIHPAGSTKSSVQDVQPQTTPQSRAGTAEMYTVVHGDSLSGIAEREDVKGGWQRLYAANRKAIGADPDLILPGQRLSLRGKAVTTTTETSSKSTSEKSGSDTEETRETSRSLVAPVDAPTGTPYHKAGSSWSKGYHTGVDFAVATGTSVKAVAAGRVVSSGWSGSFGYQVVIRHGDGRYTQYAHLSAISVKSGQGVGAGQRIGRSGSTGNSTGPHLHFEVRTGPGFGTDIDPVAYLRTGGVRL; this is translated from the coding sequence ATGGCCGTACGCGGCCGGCACCGCCGGTATCAGCCGAACAGGATCAACCGCGCCTCACTCACCGTCACGGCGGGCGGTGCCGGAATGGCGATGCCGCTCATCGGCGCCGGCACGGCCCAGGCGGCCGACGTGGACACCTGGAACAAGGTCGCCGCGTGCGAGTCGACGAACAACTGGAGCATCAACACCGGCAACGGGTACTACGGCGGACTGCAGTTCACCCAGTCCACCTGGGAGGCGTTCGGCGGCACGCGGTACGCGCCGCGGGCCGATCTCGCCACCAAGGACGAGCAGATCGCCGTGGCCGAGAAGGTGCTGGACGGGCAGGGGCCGGGAGCCTGGCCGGCGTGCTCGGTCGAGGCCGGGCTCACCCGCGGCGGCGACACCCCGGACATCCACCCCGCCGGGTCCACCAAGAGCTCCGTCCAGGACGTACAGCCGCAGACCACGCCCCAGTCCCGGGCCGGGACGGCCGAGATGTACACCGTGGTCCACGGCGACAGCCTCTCCGGCATCGCCGAGCGGGAGGACGTCAAGGGCGGCTGGCAGCGGCTCTACGCCGCGAACCGGAAGGCCATCGGGGCCGATCCCGACCTCATCCTGCCGGGGCAGCGGCTCAGTCTGCGGGGCAAGGCGGTCACGACGACCACCGAGACGTCCTCCAAGTCGACGTCGGAGAAGTCCGGTTCGGACACCGAGGAGACGCGGGAGACGAGTCGTTCCCTCGTGGCGCCGGTCGACGCCCCCACCGGAACGCCGTACCACAAGGCGGGTTCGTCCTGGTCGAAGGGCTATCACACCGGCGTCGACTTCGCCGTCGCCACCGGTACCTCCGTGAAGGCGGTCGCCGCGGGGCGGGTGGTCAGTTCCGGGTGGTCCGGTTCGTTCGGCTACCAGGTGGTGATCCGGCACGGGGACGGCAGGTACACCCAGTACGCGCATCTGTCGGCGATCTCCGTGAAGAGCGGACAGGGCGTCGGCGCCGGCCAGCGGATCGGGCGCTCCGGGTCCACGGGCAACAGCACGGGCCCGCATCTGCACTTCGAGGTGCGGACGGGGCCCGGCTTCGGCACCGACATCGATCCGGTCGCGTATCTGCGGACGGGCGGGGTCAGGCTCTGA